From the genome of Glycine max cultivar Williams 82 chromosome 2, Glycine_max_v4.0, whole genome shotgun sequence, one region includes:
- the LOC100800034 gene encoding ABC transporter B family member 4, translating into MDAENGEERKHHEASTSENSAETSTNGEKREKGKQKEKPETVPFHKLFAFADSTDILLMAVGTIGAIGNGLGLPLMTLLFGQMIDSFGSNQQNTHVVEEVSKVSLKFVYLAVGSGMAAFLQVTSWMVTGERQAARIRGLYLKTILRQDVAFFDKETNTGEVIGRMSGDTVLIQDAMGEKVGKFLQLIATFIGGFVIAFVRGWLLTVVMLSTLPLLALSGATMAVIIGRMASRGQTAYAKAAHVVEQTIGSIRTVASFTGEKQAVSSYSKFLVDAYKSGVHEGSTAGAGLGTVMLVIFCGYALAVWFGAKMIMEKGYNGGTVINVIIAVLTASMSLGQASPSMSAFAAGQAAAYKMFQTIERKPEIDAYDPNGKILEDIQGEIELRDVDFSYPARPEELIFNGFSLHIPSGTTAALVGQSGSGKSTVISLVERFYDPQAGEVLIDGINLKEFQLRWIRGKIGLVSQEPVLFASSIKDNIAYGKEGATIEEIRSASELANAAKFIDKLPQGLDTMVGEHGTQLSGGQKQRIAIARAILKNPRILLLDEATSALDAESERIVQEALDRIMVNRTTIIVAHRLSTVRNADVIAVIHRGKMVEKGTHIELLKDPEGAYSQLIRLQEVNKETEGNADQHNNSELSVESFRQSSQKRSLQRSISRGSSLGNSSRHSFSVSFGLPTGVNVADPEHESSQPKEEAPEVPLSRLASLNKPEIPVLVIGSVAAIANGVIFPIFGVLISSVIKTFYEPFDEMKKDSKFWALMFMILGLASFLIIPARGYFFAVAGCKLIQRIRQMCFEKVVNMEVSWFDEPENSSGAIGARLSADAASVRALVGDALGLLVQNFATVLAGLIIAFVASWQLALIILVLIPLIGVNGYVQMKFMKGFSADAKMMYEEASQVANDAVGSIRTVASFCAEDKVMELYKNKCEGPMKTGIRQGLISGSGFGVSFFLLFCVYATSFYAGARLVDAGKATFSDVFRVFFALTMAAIGVSQSSSFAPDSSKAKSATASIFGIIDKKSKIDPGDESGSTLDSVKGEIELRHVSFKYPSRPDIQIFRDLSLTIHSGKTVALVGESGSGKSTVIALLQRFYNPDSGQITLDGIEIRELQLKWLRQQMGLVSQEPVLFNETIRANIAYGKGGDATEAEIIAAAEMANAHKFISGLQQGYDTIVGERGTQLSGGQKQRVAIARAIIKSPKILLLDEATSALDAESERVVQDALDKVMVNRTTVVVAHRLSTIKNADVIAVVKNGVIVEKGKHEKLINVSGGFYASLVQLHTSASTV; encoded by the exons ATGGATGCGGAGAATGGCGAAGAGAGAAAACATCATGAGGCAAGCACGTCAGAGAATAGTGCAGAAACAAGCACGAAtggggagaagagagaaaagggcaaacaaaAGGAAAAGCCAGAGACAGTTCCATTTCACAAGCTGTTCGCTTTTGCAGACTCCACTGACATTCTTTTGATGGCTGTTGGGACCATTGGTGCCATTGGAAATGGTTTGGGTTTGCCTCTCATGACTTTGCTGTTCGGTCAAATGATTGATAGCTTCGGTAGTAACCAGCAAAACACTCACGTGGTTGAAGAAGTATCCAAG GTTTCTCTTAAATTTGTGTACTTGGCAGTAGGATCTGGGATGGCGGCGTTTCTCC aGGTGACTAGTTGGATGGTCACTGGGGAGAGACAAGCTGCACGGATACGGGGATTGTATTTGAAAACTATTCTGAGACAAGATGTTGCTTTCTTTGATAAGGAAACGAACACGGGAGAGGTGATAGGGAGGATGTCTGGTGATACGGTTCTCATACAAGATGCCATGGGTGAGAAG GTTGGGAAATTTCTGCAGCTAATAGCAACATTCATTGGGGGATTTGTGATAGCATTTGTCAGAGGGTGGCTTCTTACTGTTGTCATGTTGTCCACCCTTCCGCTTCTTGCTTTGTCAGGTGCTACTATGGCCGTCATCATAGGCAGGATGGCTTCTCGAGGTCAAACAGCTTATGCAAAAGCTGCACATGTAGTTGAACAGACCATTGGATCAATAAGAACT GTTGCATCCTTTACTGGGGAAAAGCAAGCAGTATCTAGTTATAGCAAATTTCTTGTAGATGCTTACAAATCAGGAGTTCATGAAGGTTCCACAGCTGGCGCTGGTCTAGGCACAGTTATGTTAGTTATTTTCTGTGGTTATGCTTTGGCTGTATGGTTTGGCGCAAAGATGATAATGGAAAAAGGATATAATGGGGGCACGGTGATTAATGTGATTATTGCTGTGCTAACTGCTTCAAT GTCTCTTGGACAGGCATCCCCTAGCATGAGTGCTTTCGCTGCAGGTCAGGCTGCAGCTTACAAAATGTTTCAGACAATTGAAAGGAAGCCAGAGATAGATGCTTATGATCCAAATGGAAAAATATTAGAAGATATTCAAGGTGAAATAGAGTTGAGGGATGTTGATTTCAGTTATCCTGCAAGACCTGAGGAACTGATATTTAATGGATTCTCTCTTCATATACCAAGTGGTACAACTGCGGCTTTAGTTGGACAAAGTGGAAGTGGAAAGTCTACGGTTATCAGCTTGGTAGAAAGATTCTATGATCCACAGGCAGGTGAAGTTCTTATTGATGGCATCAACCTGAAAGAATTTCAGCTTAGGTGGATTAGAGGAAAAATTGGCCTTGTCAGCCAGGAGCCGGTGTTGTTTGCATCTAGCATTAAGGATAACATTGCATATGGAAAGGAGGGAGCAACAATTGAAGAGATAAGATCTGCATCTGAACTTGCTAATGCTGCTAAATTCATTGATAAGCTTCCACAG GGATTGGACACGATGGTTGGTGAGCATGGAACTCAGCTGTCTGGTGGACAGAAGCAACGCATTGCCATTGCAAGAGCAATCCTGAAAAATCCGAGAATTCTACTTCTGGATGAAGCAACAAGTGCACTTGACGCAGAGTCTGAAAGGATAGTGCAAGAGGCTCTAGACAGGATCATGGTCAACAGAACTACTATTATAGTGGCGCATCGCTTGAGCACAGTGAGGAATGCTGATGTGATTGCTGTCATTCATAGAGGGAAGATGGTTGAGAAAG GAACACACATAGAATTACTAAAGGATCCTGAGGGAGCTTACTCTCAACTTATACGCCTACAAGAAGTAAACAAAGAGACAGAAGGAAATGCTGACCAACACAACAACAGTGAACTTTCTGTAGAATCCTTTAGACAATCTAGTCAAAAGAGATCACTTCAAAGATCTATTAGTAGGGGGTCATCCTTAGGGAATAGTAGCCGCCACTCCTTTTCAGTTTCCTTTGGTTTACCCACAGGAGTTAACGTTGCTGATCCTGAACATGAAAGCTCACAACCCAAAGAAGAAGCACCAGAGGTTCCACTCAGCCGCCTTGCTTCCCTCAACAAGCCAGAGATTCCAGTTCTTGTGATTGGATCTGTAGCTGCCATAGCAAATGGGGTTATATTTCCAATATTTGGCGTGCTGATTTCCAGTGTCATCAAGACATTTTATGAACCATTTGATGAGATGAAAAAGGACTCCAAGTTTTGGGCACTGATGTTTATGATCCTTGGTCTTGCATCATTTCTTATAATTCCTGCACGAGGATACTTTTTTGCGGTGGCAGGGTGTAAGTTAATCCAACGTATCAGGCAAATGTGTTTTGAGAAGGTTGTCAACATGGAGGTTAGTTGGTTTGATGAGCCTGAAAACTCAAGTGGTGCCATTGGTGCAAGGCTCTCAGCAGATGCTGCTTCTGTTCGTGCCCTTGTCGGTGATGCGCTGGGACTATTGGTTCAAAATTTCGCAACTGTACTGGCAGGTTTGATTATTGCTTTCGTTGCATCTTGGCAGCTGGCATTAATTATTCTTGTCTTGATTCCTCTGATTGGAGTAAATGGATATGTTCAAATGAAATTCATGAAGGGATTCAGTGCAGATGCAaag ATGATGTACGAGGAAGCAAGCCAAGTTGCTAATGATGCAGTTGGAAGCATAAGAACAGTTGCTTCTTTCTGTGCTGAAGACAAGGTTATGGAACTATACAAGAATAAATGTGAGGGCCCCATGAAAACAGGGATACGGCAAGGGTTGATCAGCGGATCAGGATTTGGGGTTTCATTTTTCTTACTGTTTTGTGTTTATGCAACCAGTTTCTACGCAGGAGCTAGACTTGTGGATGCTGGGAAGGCAACATTCTCAGATGTTTTCCGG GTTTTCTTTGCATTAACTATGGCAGCTATTGGAGTTTCCCAATCAAGCTCCTTTGCTCCTGACTCAAGCAAAGCCAAGTCAGCTACTGCTTCCATATTTGGAATTATTGATAAGAAGTCAAAGATAGATCCTGGTGATGAATCTGGTAGCACACTGGACAGCGTTAAGGGAGAAATTGAGCTTCGTCATGTGAGCTTCAAGTATCCTTCTAGGCCTGATATACAGATTTTTCGAGACCTCAGCTTGACTATCCATTCTGGCAAG ACAGTGGCTCTTGTTGGTGAAAGTGGAAGTGGAAAATCGACAGTGATTGCCTTGTTGCAAAGATTTTATAATCCTGATTCAGGCCAAATCACACTTGATGGGATAGAAATTCGTGAGTTACAGCTCAAGTGGTTAAGGCAGCAGATGGGTCTTGTAAGCCAAGAGCCAGTTTTGTTCAATGAAACTATACGTGCCAATATTGCCTATGGAAAAGGAGGTGATGCTACTGAAGCAGAAATCATAGCTGCAGCAGAAATGGCCAATGCACATAAATTCATTAGTGGCTTACAACAG GGTTATGATACTATAGTGGGAGAGAGAGGAACCCAATTATCTGGTGGGCAGAAGCAACGGGTAGCAATTGCTCGTGCCATAATTAAAAGTCCAAAGATATTGCTACTAGATGAGGCTACAAGTGCATTAGATGCTGAGTCAGAAAGAGTTGTTCAAGATGCGTTGGACAAAGTCATGGTGAACAGAACTACTGTGGTTGTGGCACATCGTCTATCTACAATAAAAAATGCAGATGTGATTGCTGTTGTGAAAAATGGAGTTATAGTGGagaaagggaagcatgaaaagcTCATTAACGTCAGTGGTGGATTTTATGCTTCCTTAGTCCAACTTCACACAAGTGCCTCAACAGTTTGA
- the LOC100803234 gene encoding uncharacterized protein — protein sequence MAMEKTTLFVLLLNVLVFSASLVSSEQSHVSAVGDPGMQRDGLRVAFEAWNFCNEVGQEAPHMGSPRAADCFDLSGSLTHKVTEADNRLGVGDSFPGLKPENINNTDLYAIEKELYLGSLCEVADTPRPWQFWMVMLKNGNYDTRSGLCPQDGKKVPPFSPGRFPCFGQGCMNQPILCHQWTQLKDGTMQGGFSGTYDLDSGCGGEHDGVSYYEVVWEKKVNVGSWVFKHKLRTSKKYPWLMLYLRADATKGFSGGYHYDTRGMLKTLPKSPNFKVRLSLDIKKGGGAKSQFYLLDIGSCWKNNGAPCDGDVLTDVTRYSEMIINPETPAWCSPKGLVNCPPFHITPDNKKIYRNDTANFPYSAYHYYCAPGNAQHLEQPVSTCDPYSNPHAQEIVQLLPHPTWGEYGYPTKKGDGWVGDARTWELDVGGLSSRLYFYQDPGTPPAKRIWTSIDSGTEIFVSDKDEEAEWTLSDFDVILTQSGTNLMNKAERKK from the exons ATGGCAATGGAGAAGACAACATTGTTTGTGTTGTTGCTGAATGTGCTTGTGTTCAGTGCCTCTCTTGTGTCCTCAGAGCAAAGTCATGTCTCAGCTGTAGGGGACCCAGGAATGCAGAGAGATGGTCTGAGGGTGGCCTTTGAGGCTTGGAACTTCTGCAATGAAGTTGGTCAAGAAGCTCCTCACATGGGTAGTCCAAGAGCTGCTGATTGTTTTGATCTTTCAG GTTCTCTGACTCACAAGGTCACAGAAGCTGATAACAGACTTGGGGTGGGGGACTCATTTCCTGGTTTAAAACCAGAAAATATCAACAACACAGACCTTTATGCAATTGAAAAGGAATTGTATTTGGGTTCTTTATGTGAAGTTGCAGACACCCCAAGGCCTTGGCAGTTTTGGATGGTAATGCTGAAAAATGGTAACTATGACACCAGGTCGGGGTTATGTCCTCAGGACGGGAAAAAGGTACCCCCTTTTAGCCCGGGAAGGTTTCCTTGTTTTGGACAAGGGTGCATGAATCAACCCATCTTGTGTCATCAATGGACACAGCTCAAAGATGGCACAATGCAAGGGGGGTTCAGTGGTACTTATGATTTGGATTCTGGTTGTGGAGGTGAACACGATGGTGTGTCTTACTATGAGGTAGTTTGGGAGAAGAAAGTTAATGTTGGGAGTTGGGTGTTCAAACACAAACTAAGGACTTCAAAGAAGTACCCTTGGTTGATGTTGTACCTTAGAGCTGATGCAACCAAAGGATTCTCTGGAGGTTACCATTATGACACTAGGGGAATGCTAAAAACT CTTCCAAAGTCACCAAATTTCAAGGTGAGGTTGAGCTTGGATATCAAGAAGGGGGGAGGGGCCAAGAGCCAGTTCTATCTGTTAGACATTGGAAGCTGCTGGAAGAACAATGGTGCTCCTTGTGATGGAGATGTACTCACTGATGTCACTAGATATAGTGAGATGATCATAAACCCTGAAACCCCAGCTTGGTGCAGCCCCAAAGGCTTGGTTAACTGTCCACCATTTCACATCACTCcagacaacaaaaaaatatacagaaaTGACACAGCCAATTTCCCCTACTCAGCATATCACTACTACTGTGCTCCTGGGAATGCTCAACACTTGGAGCAACCAGTGAGCACTTGTGATCCTTACAGCAATCCTCATGCTCAAGAGATAGTTCAGTTGCTTCCTCACCCTACTTGGGGTGAGTATGGCTATCCCACCAAAAAAGGTGATGGTTGGGTGGGGGATGCAAGGACTTGGGAGCTTGATGTTGGAGGGCTATCAAGTAGACTCTACTTTTATCAG GACCCAGGCACTCCTCCTGCCAAGAGAATATGGACATCTATTGATTCTGGTACTGAGATATTTGTTAGTGACAAAGATGAAGAAGCAGAGTGGACTCTTAGTGACTTTGACGTCATTCTAACACAATCAGGGACCAACTTGATGAACAAGGCTGAGAGAAAGAAGTAA
- the LOC100788057 gene encoding germin-like protein subfamily 2 member 4, with the protein KQHIYQLLVGVSFSRIDYKAGGLNPPHTHPRATEIVFVLDGELDVGFISTSNKLISKSIKNGEIFVFPKGLVHYQKNNGDKPASVLSAFDSQLPGTVSIAAALITSTPTVPDNVLAQAFQIDTTKVDDIKAKLAPKKT; encoded by the coding sequence AAGCAACATATATACCAATTACTTGTGGGGGTGTCTTTCTCAAGAATAGACTACAAAGCTGGGGGACTTAACCCACCTCACACACACCCTCGTGCCACTGAGATTGTGTTTGTGTTGGACGGTGAATTAGATGTTGGATTTATCTCCACATCCAACAAACTCATCTCAAAGTCTATTAAGAACGGTGAAATCTTTGTGTTCCCAAAAGGTTTGGTGCACTATCAGAAGAACAATGGTGATAAGCCTGCTTCTGTGCTTTCTGCCTTCGACAGCCAACTCCCTGGCACAGTGTCCATAGCTGCAGCTCTTATCACTTCAACACCAACTGTGCCTGATAATGTTCTTGCTCAGGCTTTCCAGATTGATACTACGAAGGTTGATGATATCAAGGCCAAGCTTGCTCCAAAGAAGACTTAA
- the LOC100808559 gene encoding pectinesterase → MKGKVLGSAVSLILVVGVVIGVVAVVQSPKGVNNNNNGGELKTSNRAVTALCQGSDDQKLCHEVLSSSNSTDPKEYIATVVRTSMDSVIKAFNMSDRLTVEHGNSSAGMKMALEDCKDLLQSAIHDLEASGVLVKESSLQDVHQRTAELKNWLGAVVAYQQSCLDGFDTDGEKKVQEQLQSGSLDNVGKLTGLALDVVSGISHILQSLDLNLALKPASRRLLEVDQEGYPTWVSAADRKLLAQLNDGAVLPHATVAKDGSGQFTTVLDAINSYPKKHQGRYIIYVKAGIYDEYITVDKKKPNLFIYGDGPTNTIITGRKNFHEGTKTMRTATFSTVAEDFMAKSIAFENTAGAEGHQAVALRVQGDRSVFFDCAMRGYQDTLYAHAHRQFYRNCEISGTIDFIFGYSTTLIQNSKILVRKPMANQQNIVVADGTGQKNMPTGIVLHNCEIMPDPTLLADRLSVKTYLARPWKAFSRAVFIENVIGDLIQPDGYIPWNPIEPNTQDCYFAEFGNTGPGSVAQARAKFGKGLISKQEAAQFTAEPWLQASTWLPAAGVPFDASFTKA, encoded by the exons atGAAAGGAAAAGTACTAGGTTCCGCAGTTTCTCTCATCCTAGTGGTGGGTGTGGTAATTGGCGTGGTTGCTGTAGTTCAAAGCCCAAAGGGcgtgaacaacaacaacaatggaggagaatTGAAAACCAGCAACAGGGCCGTGACAGCGTTGTGCCAAGGCTCAGACGACCAGAAACTGTGCCACGAGGTTCTGTCATCTTCGAACAGCACAGACCCAAAGGAGTACATCGCAACCGTGGTGAGAACCTCGATGGACAGCGTGATCAAAGCGTTCAACATGAGCGACAGGCTGACGGTGGAACACGGCAACAGCAGCGCCGGAATGAAGATGGCTCTGGAGGATTGCAAGGACTTGTTGCAGTCCGCCATCCACGACCTAGAGGCCTCAGGCGTGTTGGTCAAAGAGAGCAGCCTACAGGACGTGCACCAGCGCACCGCCGAGCTCAAGAACTGGTTGGGAGCCGTTGTTGCCTACCAGCAATCGTGCCTGGACGGCTTCGACACCGACGGCGAGAAGAAGGTGCAGGAGCAGCTGCAATCTGGGAGCTTGGACAACGTTGGAAAACTCACTGGCTTGGCACTCGATGTCGTGTCAGGGATTTCACACATTCTCCAATCCTTGGACTTGAACCTTGCTCTCAAGCCCGCCTCTCGCCGCCTTCTGGAGGTGGACCAGGAAGGCTACCCCACTTGGGTCTCCGCTGCTGATCGCAAGCTCTTGGCTCAGCTCAACGACGGTGCAGTCTTGCCCCATGCTACTGTGGCTAAGGATGGCAGTGGTCAATTTACCACTGTTTTGGACGCTATTAACTCCTACCCTAAGAAACACCAAGGCAGATACATTATCTACGTTAAGGCTGGTATCTACGACGAGTACATCACCGTTGACAAGAAGAAGCCCAATCTTTTCATCTACGGTGATGGCCCCACAAATACCATCATCACTGGCCGCAAGAACTTTCACGAGGGTACCAAGACAATGAGAACCGCCACCTTCT cTACTGTTGCCGAGGATTTCATGGCGAAGTCAATTGCATTTGAGAACACCGCTGGTGCAGAAGGACACCAAGCAGTGGCACTTCGCGTGCAAGGTGATCGTTCAGTGTTCTTTGATTGTGCTATGCGCGGTTACCAAGACACATTGTATGCCCACGCCCATCGTCAGTTCTACCGCAATTGTGAAATCTCTGGAACAATTGATTTCATTTTCGGATACTCCACCACCTTGATCCAAAACTCGAAGATCTTGGTGAGGAAGCCCATGGCAAATCAGCAGAACATAGTGGTGGCAGATGGCACAGGGCAGAAGAACATGCCCACAGGAATAGTCCTCCATAACTGCGAGATCATGCCCGACCCTACCCTCTTGGCAGACCGCTTGAGCGTGAAGACTTACTTGGCCAGGCCATGGAAGGCATTCTCAAGGGCAGTGTTCATCGAGAATGTTATCGGGGACTTGATTCAGCCAGATGGTTATATTCCATGGAACCCAATTGAACCAAACACACAGGATTGCTACTTCGCTGAGTTTGGCAACACTGGACCAGGTTCCGTTGCTCAAGCAAGAGCCAAGTTTGGCAAAGGTCTCATTAGCAAGCAGGAGGCTGCACAATTCACTGCTGAGCCTTGGCTCCAAGCTAGCACTTGGTTGCCTGCTGCTGGCGTTCCTTTCGATGCTAGCTTCACCAAAGCTTAA